A stretch of DNA from Bradyrhizobium algeriense:
ATTAGCTTGCCGCGCATCGCTCGCAGTCTTGGCCTTTCGTTGGCTGCAGCAGCTCAAACGCTCAGTATTCAGGCAGTCCTTCGCAACTGCGGCGGAACCAGAACCCTTGATTATCAATCACTAATTCGTCATCCTGCCCGCAGGTCCATAAAGCCGGGAAAATTGATTGCATCACCAAGAGCCTAGGTTTCAGGGCCCACGTCCTTAAACAACAGTCCAGCACCGGCCATCGGTTATCAGAGAAGACGGCATGAGACCGTCGTCCCTTGGTCGGGTATCGGCAAAAAGCAGAGGGGAAGCAAAAAATGAAGCGTCGTGATTTCTTGAAGGTGGGCGGCGTCGGTCTTGCCACGAGTGCGGTGGCCGCGCCTGCGATTGCGCAATCGAACCCGGAGGTAAAGTGGCGGCTTGCGGCAAGCTGGCCGAAGTCCCTCGATACGCTCTACGGCGGTTGCGAATATTTTGCCAAGCGCGTCGCCGACATCACCGATAATAAGTTCCAGATTCAATCATTTGGCGCCGGCGAAATCGTGCCAGCCTTGCAGGTGCTCGACGCCGTCTCGAACGGCACCGTGGAGATGGGCAACACGGCGCTCTATTACTATTGGGGCAAGAATCCTGCCTTCACCTTCGGCACCTCGTTGCCGTTCGGCCTCAATACCCGCGCGCATATCTCCTGGCTGCGGTTCGGTGGCGGCATGGATATGCTCAATGACCTCCTGAAAGAGTATCAATGCGTAGGCGTTCCGACCGGCAGCACCGGCGCCCAGATGGGCGGCTGGTTTCGGAAGGAAATCAAGTCCGTGGACGACTTCAAGGGCCTGAAATTCCGCATCGGCGGTTTCGCGGGCACCATCATCGCCAAGGTCGGCGGCGTGCCGCAGCAGATCGCGGCCGGCGACATTTACCCGGCGCTGGAAAAGGGCACCATCGATGCCGCCGAGTGGGTCGGACCGTACGACGACGAAAAGCTCGGCTTCGTGAAGGTCGCCAAGTATTATTATTATCCCGGCTGGTGGGAAGGCACCGGGCAGGGTCACAACATCATGAACCTCGACAAGTTCAATGCCCTGCCGAAGCACTATCAGGCCGCGATCGAGACCGCTTCCTACGATACGTTCACCTGGGTCACCGGCAAATACGACTACGTCAATGCAGCAGCGTTGAAGCGGCTGATCGCTGCGGGTACGATCCTGAAGCCGTATCCGCAGGATGTCTTGGAGGCCTGCTACAACGCCGCCACCGAAATCTACAACGATCTGTCCAAGAGCAATCCGCACTTCAACAAGATGTATACGAGCCTGACGGCGTTCCGCGCCGAGTCGCTGGCGTGGATGCAGGTGGCTGAATTGAGCTACGACAGCTTCATGATGCGGATGCGCACCCGCACCTAGAGCATCATCGGTTCTGATTGAATCAGAACCGAAGCTCTAGATTCCTGCTTTGACACGTTTTCTTCACGCGAACCGGTACCCACTTCGCTCGAAAACGCTATAAGGCGCACGATCGCTGACAAAAAAGAAGCCCCGGAGATTTCTCCCGGGGCTTCTTCGTTGACGGGTAGCTTGCGGCTATCTGCGGCTATTCCTCGCCCTCGCCGAGCGCCTCGGCGAGCTTGTCGTAATATTTCGCCACGAGATCGATGTTGCCTTTGTTCTCGATCGCCGGCGGCGGCGACTTCAGCGCCTCGTTGAGATCGGCGAGCGCGGCCTTCTTGTCCTTGGCCGGCATCTTCTTGTCGGCCTGGATCTGGGCGACCTGCGCCTTGAGCACGGTCTCGGCGCCGACAAACTTCTTGGTCGCGGGATCGAAGCCGCCGAGCACCAGGCTGATGTTGTCGACCACGGTGTTGTATTCGTCGTAGCTGGCAAAGCCGTTCTTCTTGGCTACGGCGTCGAGCTGTGCGTCGATCTTGGGGTCCGGCTTGGCGTTGTCAGGAATCTTGTCGGTGATCGCGTCGACGTCCTTTTGCGCGGCGAGCACGGCCTCGATCTGCTTCTCGGTCAGCGCGATCTGCTTGACGGCGGGAGCTTCGGCTGCCGGCGGCGGCGCGGCCTGGGCCGGCGCGGACTGCTTCGGCGGCGCCTGCTTGGCCTGCGCCAGCACCTCTCCGCTGGAAATGGCTGAAATAGCGAGCGCAAGACAAGCAACGCTCAGGGCACAGGCGGCGGGGCGAAAGATCTCACGCATGGAAGGCTCCTCGTTCTGGGGCAGGATTCGAATTGCTTGGGTCCCAAAGGGGGTAAGGAAATCGGAATGAACGGCAAATGAAGTTTTCGGAGATTTGGCCGCGAATCATGGCCGAATGATCACGGCCTGTTCAAACGCAGGTGATCATCGGATATCCCGATATCTCTTCAAGTCGCGTTTTCTCCGTTTGCCGGCGCTTGCAGCGGCAAATCCGGGCTCAGGAGACCAGCGGCCACTCTACCCGGGCAAATGCCTCCTGCAGCGCGGTCTCGGCTGAGTCATAGATGCCCGCATATGGACCGGGCGGTTCCCAGACCCTGCCGGCCGGAGAATCCGTAAGTCGCTGCCGTTGGTACGAATACGCACCATCAGGGCGCCGCACGATGAGGACTTGATGCTCACCGTCGGGACTCGCGAGAATCTGCACAATTTGCGCTGTCATGAGAATGTCCACTCGACGACTACAGCCTTCCACGCCAGCTTGCCGCCGCATCGGCCGAGCATCACGCAAACAAAAACGCCGCCTCCCGAAGGAGACGGCGTTTCTGTTTGATCGTGACACGTAAAGAGGAATTGCTTTGTCTTTGGCAGGCCTGGCAGCGACCTACTCTCCCAGGGCTTAAGCCATAGTACCATTGGCGCTGAGGAGTTTAACGGCCGAGTTCGGGATGGGATCGGGTTCATGCTCCTCGCTAGAACCACCAGGCCGGCGAAAGACAAAGATACGAAGCAAGCAGTCGATCATCATTGCGCATGAAGCGCTATGGACACTGAAAATGAGAGCAATCAAGCCAATCGAACGATTAGTACCGGTAAGCTACACGCATTACTGCGCTTCCACACCCGGCCTATCAACGTGGTCGTCTTCCACGGTTCTCAAGGGAATGCTCGTTTTGAGGTGGGTTTCCCGCTTAGATGCTTTCAGCGGTTATCCCGTCCGTACATAGCTATGCTGCACTGCCGCTGGCGCGACAACAGCTCCACCAGAGGTACGTTCATCCCGGTCCTCTCGTACTAGGGACAAATCCTCTCAACATTCCAACACCCACGGCAGATAGGGACCGAACTGTCTCACGACGTTCTGAACCCAGCTCACGTACCACTTTAATCGGCGAACAGCCGAACCCTTGGGACCTTCTCCAGCCCCAGGATGTGATGAGCCGACATCGAGGTGCCAAACGACGCCGTCGATATGGACTCTTGGGCGTCATCAGCCTGTTATCCCCGGCGTACCTTTTATCCGTTGAGCGATGGCCCACCCACGCGGGACCACCGGATCACTATGACCGACTTTCGTCTCTGCTCGACTTGTTAGTCTCGCAGTCAGGCAGGCTTATGCCATTATACTCGACGAACGATTTCCGACCGTTCTGAGCCTACCTTCGCACGCCTCCGTTACTCTTTGGGAGGCGACCGCCCCAGTCAAACTGCCCACCATGCGCTGTCCCGATCCCCGCTAAGGGGACGCGGTTAGATATCCATAACCATTAGGGTGGTATTTCACATTTCGACTCCACCATGGCTGGCGCCACGGCTTCAAAGTCTACCACCTATTCTACACAAACAGTCACGAATACCAGCGCAAAGCTACAGTAAAGGTGCACGGGGTCTTTCCGTCTGACCGCAGGAACCCCGCATCTTCACGGGGAATTCAATTTCACTGAGTCTATGTTGGAGACAGCGGGGAAGTCATTACGCCATTCGTGCAGGTCGGAACTTACCCGACAAGGAATTTCGCTACCTTAGGACCGTTATAGTTACGGCCGCCGTTTACCGGGGCTTCGATTCAAGGCTTGCACCTCTCCTCTTAACCTTCCGGCACCGGGCAGGCGTCAGACCCTATACGTCATCTTGCGATTTCGCAGAGCCCTGTGTTTTTGTTAAACAGTTGCCACCCCCTGGTCTGTGCCCCCACGGCATGCTTGCGCATGCAATGGGCCTCCTTATCCCGAAGTTACGGAGGTAAATTGCCGAGTTCCTTCAACATAGTTCTCTCAAGCGCCTTGGTATACTCTACCAGTCCACCTGTGTCGGTTTGGGGTACGGTCTAATGTGGAGGCTATTTCCTGGAACCTCTTCGAGGCCCGACCAATCCAATAAGGTCAGACAACATACGAGATTCGTCACCATCCACTGGCTGCAGAATATTCACTGCATTCCCATCGACTACGCCTTTCGGCCTCGCCTTAGGGACCGGCTAACCCTGCGAAGATTAACTTTACGCAGGAACCCTTGGACTTTCGGCGACACTGTCTTTCACAGTGTTTGTCGTTACTCATGCCAGCATTCGCACTTCTGATACCTCCAGGCGCTCTCACGAGTCGCCCTTCGCAGGCTTACAGAACGCTCCGCTACCGCGTAACCCTTGCGGATTACACCCTAAGCTTCGGCTCGTGGCTTGAGCCCCGTTACATCTTCGGCGCAGAAACCCTTATTTAGACCAGTGAGCTGTTACGCTTTCTTTAAAGGATGGCTGCTTCTAAGCCAACCTCCTGGTTGTTTTGGGATTTCCACATCCTTTCCCACTTAGCCACGAATTAGGGGCCTTAGCTGTAGGTCCGGGTTGTTTCCCTCTCCACGACGGACGTTAGCACCCGCCGTGTGACTCCCGCATATTGCTTTCGGGTATTCGGAGTTTGGTTGGGTTTGGTAAGACGGTAAGTCCCCCTAGCCCATCCAGTGCTCTACCCCCCGAAGCATTCATGCGAGGCGATACCTAAATATCTTTCGCGGAGAACCAGCTATTTCCCAGTTTGATTGGCCTTTCACCCCTAACCACAAGTCATCGGAGTCTTTTTCAACAGACACCCGTTCGGTCCTCCAGTGAGTGTTACCTCACCTTCAACCTGCTCATGGCTAGATCACTAGGTTTCGGGTCTAATACAACGAACTTGACGCCCTATTCAGACTCGCTTTCGCTGCGCATACGCCTATCGGCTTAAGCTTGCTCGTTAAATTAAGTCGCTGGCCCATAATACAAAAGGTACGACGTCACCCAGAACGTATCTTGGGCTCCGTCTGTTTGTAGGTGTCCGGTTTCAGGTCTATTTCACTCCCCTCGTCGGGGTGCTTTTCACCTTTCCCTCACGGTACTGGTTCACTATCGGTCGCTGAGGAGTACTTAGGCTTGGAGGGTGGTCCCCCCATGTTCAGACAGGATTACACGTGTCCCGCCTTACTCGTGGATACATCATCGCATTACCCGTACGGGGCTATCACCCTCTGAGGCCCTGCTTTCCTGACAGGTTCCGGTTGTCTTTGATGTATCACTGGCCTGGTCCGCGTTCGCTCGCCACTACTAACGGAGTCTCGATTGATGTCCTTTCCTCCAGGTACTTAGATGTTTCAGTTCCCTGGGTTCGCTTAAAACCTCCTATTTTATTCGGAAGTCTC
This window harbors:
- a CDS encoding TRAP transporter substrate-binding protein encodes the protein MKRRDFLKVGGVGLATSAVAAPAIAQSNPEVKWRLAASWPKSLDTLYGGCEYFAKRVADITDNKFQIQSFGAGEIVPALQVLDAVSNGTVEMGNTALYYYWGKNPAFTFGTSLPFGLNTRAHISWLRFGGGMDMLNDLLKEYQCVGVPTGSTGAQMGGWFRKEIKSVDDFKGLKFRIGGFAGTIIAKVGGVPQQIAAGDIYPALEKGTIDAAEWVGPYDDEKLGFVKVAKYYYYPGWWEGTGQGHNIMNLDKFNALPKHYQAAIETASYDTFTWVTGKYDYVNAAALKRLIAAGTILKPYPQDVLEACYNAATEIYNDLSKSNPHFNKMYTSLTAFRAESLAWMQVAELSYDSFMMRMRTRT